One Desulfosoma caldarium DNA segment encodes these proteins:
- the aroB gene encoding 3-dehydroquinate synthase, whose protein sequence is MPDNPTPLAGCDAPPLNPVATRPDGQGNALETKAGSIGTGQSPLDGFHVTFAPHGARSLAVWLQEHFPGRHPYIFVDQRVASLWGEILDGQGFGDAWIPWDAREDRKRLDTVEHLARAALSRGADRHSVFVAIGGGVTGDVVGFLASIFMRGVPVVQVPTTLLAQVDSCLGGKTGVDLPEGKNLLGTFHHPQAILVDAVFLKTLPAKEWQNGMAEVIKSALLDDGDLMETLESFAQETKGQGISYPLPHKMIEPIVFQSLSLKARHVATDEKDFGVRQFLNLGHTAGHGLEALSGYALPHGHAVALGMRVAVQMGILMGLTNPDLARRLDRILEAYQLPLKTLLAKDANALLRHIQHDKKKGTGGLTWIVPRDVGRMERRTDISDKIFRDALRVIQPNET, encoded by the coding sequence ATGCCTGACAACCCAACACCTCTGGCCGGGTGTGACGCCCCGCCTTTGAACCCAGTGGCTACCCGCCCAGACGGGCAGGGGAACGCTCTGGAAACAAAAGCGGGATCCATTGGGACAGGGCAGTCCCCTCTGGACGGATTTCACGTGACTTTTGCGCCTCATGGAGCCCGATCTTTGGCGGTATGGCTCCAAGAGCACTTTCCCGGGCGGCATCCTTATATCTTTGTCGACCAACGGGTCGCTTCCCTGTGGGGAGAGATTTTAGACGGGCAAGGGTTCGGTGATGCCTGGATTCCATGGGATGCTCGCGAGGACAGGAAGCGCCTGGACACTGTGGAGCATCTGGCCCGAGCGGCCCTGAGTCGCGGAGCCGACCGTCACAGTGTGTTCGTGGCCATTGGAGGCGGGGTGACCGGGGATGTGGTGGGGTTTCTCGCCTCCATCTTCATGCGGGGTGTTCCTGTGGTGCAGGTTCCGACGACGCTCCTAGCGCAGGTGGACAGCTGCCTGGGCGGCAAGACGGGCGTGGATCTGCCGGAAGGGAAAAATCTTCTGGGCACTTTTCATCATCCGCAGGCCATTCTTGTAGACGCGGTTTTTCTTAAAACCTTGCCCGCGAAAGAATGGCAAAACGGCATGGCGGAAGTCATCAAGTCTGCGCTGTTGGATGACGGCGACCTCATGGAAACTCTGGAATCCTTTGCCCAAGAGACCAAGGGTCAAGGCATTTCGTATCCTTTGCCTCACAAGATGATAGAGCCCATCGTCTTTCAAAGCTTGAGCCTCAAGGCGCGCCATGTGGCCACCGATGAAAAGGATTTCGGGGTGCGCCAGTTTCTGAATCTGGGGCATACTGCCGGCCACGGCCTGGAAGCTTTGAGTGGCTATGCGCTGCCGCACGGCCACGCCGTGGCGCTGGGCATGAGGGTGGCGGTGCAGATGGGCATTCTCATGGGCCTCACCAACCCCGACCTGGCCCGGCGCCTGGATCGAATCCTTGAGGCTTATCAGCTGCCGCTAAAGACGCTGCTGGCCAAGGATGCGAACGCGCTGCTGCGCCACATTCAGCACGACAAGAAAAAGGGTACCGGTGGCCTCACCTGGATTGTGCCTCGAGACGTGGGGCGCATGGAACGGCGCACCGACATTTCCGACAAGATCTTTCGAGATGCCCTGCGCGTCATTCAGCCGAACGAAACCTAG
- the fabD gene encoding ACP S-malonyltransferase has product MKNWVFLFPGQGSQYVGMGKNFYENYPEVRELFDRAEAILGMDLKKLCFEGPEDVLTQTDNVQPAITVTNLACLTALAHHEIFPAATAGHSLGEYSALYAAGVLTLEDTLTLVRWRGQFMHEASLETPGAMAAVMDMPEEKLQRICRLCDVEIANINCPDQLIITGPVEAVDKALEATVAEGAKKCVKLNVSGPWHSRCMESARLKFEPHVRAASFSRPKIPVVNNIDAKPLESADEAPEKLVRQLCGAVLWKQSIEWFLANGYDHFVEVGPKKVLRGLVRRIDRNVVVHNVEDSATLTAFLRANSA; this is encoded by the coding sequence ATGAAAAATTGGGTCTTCTTATTTCCAGGGCAAGGATCCCAATATGTGGGCATGGGAAAGAATTTTTACGAAAACTACCCTGAGGTTCGGGAGCTCTTTGATAGGGCCGAAGCGATTCTCGGCATGGACCTGAAGAAGCTGTGCTTCGAAGGCCCCGAAGACGTGCTGACTCAAACGGACAATGTGCAGCCGGCCATCACCGTGACCAACCTGGCGTGTCTCACCGCGCTGGCTCATCACGAAATTTTTCCTGCGGCGACCGCCGGCCACAGCCTGGGCGAATACAGCGCTCTATATGCCGCGGGGGTCTTAACCCTTGAAGATACGTTGACCTTGGTTCGATGGCGCGGGCAATTCATGCACGAAGCGTCTTTGGAAACCCCCGGAGCCATGGCCGCTGTCATGGATATGCCGGAAGAGAAGCTCCAGCGCATTTGCCGGCTTTGTGATGTGGAAATCGCCAACATCAACTGCCCGGACCAGCTCATCATCACCGGCCCCGTGGAAGCCGTGGACAAGGCTTTGGAAGCCACCGTCGCGGAAGGCGCCAAGAAATGCGTCAAACTCAACGTGAGCGGCCCATGGCACAGCCGATGCATGGAATCGGCCCGTCTGAAATTTGAACCCCATGTGCGGGCGGCCTCCTTTTCCCGACCCAAGATTCCCGTGGTCAACAACATCGATGCCAAGCCGTTGGAAAGCGCCGACGAGGCCCCGGAAAAGCTGGTCAGGCAACTTTGTGGCGCGGTTTTATGGAAGCAGTCCATCGAGTGGTTTCTGGCCAACGGCTACGACCATTTTGTGGAGGTCGGGCCCAAGAAGGTCCTGCGAGGACTGGTGCGGCGTATCGACCGCAACGTGGTCGTGCATAACGTGGAAGATTCCGCGACGTTGACGGCGTTTCTCCGTGCCAACAGCGCCTAA
- a CDS encoding acetate--CoA ligase family protein: MERFFEAKSVAVVGVSSSPTNLGRAIVFNLMEFQYQGLIYLVGPKGGVFAGHKIYRSVADLPEPVDLAAVLVPARAVPEVVRQCGEKGIKRIIVESAGFRELGDDRLELEQEIREALSRYGMRMIGPNCIGIINRYNGLAVPFMPMRAEAPSGRVAIFSQSGGVGATMINHCAAEGIGFSRFASIGNKLDVHENDLVAYYAKDPQTHVIFGYLEGVAKGRELMEVAARSTKPIVVHKSNRGGAGAVIARSHSASLSTDDAVTDAAFRQCGILRVVDQNEGLTAIKGFLLPQMRGRRLAIISRSGGHAVMAADAADEFGFELPPFPEDVVRLVEAHARAGVIQFHNPMDLGDVFDLELYEKLAQETLARADIDGLLFIHNYQGIFDAEGSRQLVTRLGHLMHTTGKPVAVCVFTMQKELEYNRKNAGYPLFTDPRDAVRALAWNRDFSGRPENVFATERPQGIDLERARRLLDTAPEGPLDPDLLASALTCYGISTVPWAIAKSAEEAMEAAARLGYPLVMKTASRHVVHKTDVGAVRLNVSSNVALRDAYASLVAFGPRVLVQKMAEPGMEWIVGGRQDDNFGPVLVVGLGGIYVEVLKETALGIGPLNSEQARALVHQCRGATLLQGVRGQKPLDEDALVDVLVRVSWFLYDFPQVRELDMNPVRVHGVGCAALDWRATVSAS; encoded by the coding sequence ATGGAGCGGTTTTTCGAGGCAAAGAGTGTGGCTGTGGTTGGAGTTTCCAGTTCACCGACCAATCTGGGACGCGCCATCGTTTTCAACCTCATGGAGTTTCAGTACCAGGGGCTGATCTATCTTGTGGGCCCAAAGGGAGGGGTGTTTGCCGGTCACAAGATTTACCGGTCCGTGGCGGATCTTCCAGAACCCGTGGACCTGGCCGCCGTGCTTGTGCCGGCTCGAGCGGTTCCCGAGGTCGTGCGCCAGTGCGGTGAAAAAGGGATAAAAAGGATCATCGTGGAATCAGCGGGGTTTCGGGAACTGGGAGACGACCGTCTCGAGCTGGAGCAGGAGATCCGTGAAGCCCTATCGCGCTACGGTATGCGCATGATCGGGCCCAACTGCATCGGGATCATCAATCGATACAACGGGCTGGCCGTGCCGTTCATGCCCATGAGGGCCGAGGCGCCTTCGGGCCGCGTGGCCATCTTTTCTCAAAGTGGAGGGGTTGGGGCCACCATGATCAACCACTGCGCGGCGGAAGGCATCGGATTTTCCCGATTTGCCAGCATCGGCAACAAGCTGGATGTCCATGAAAACGACCTTGTGGCTTACTACGCCAAGGACCCACAAACCCACGTGATCTTCGGGTACCTGGAAGGCGTCGCCAAGGGTAGGGAACTCATGGAAGTGGCCGCACGGTCCACCAAGCCCATCGTGGTGCACAAGTCCAACCGAGGTGGCGCCGGAGCGGTCATCGCGCGATCCCATTCCGCTTCCCTTTCCACGGATGATGCCGTTACGGACGCCGCCTTTCGTCAATGCGGCATCCTTCGAGTCGTGGATCAAAACGAAGGACTCACGGCCATTAAGGGTTTCCTCTTGCCCCAAATGCGGGGTCGCCGCCTGGCGATCATTTCCCGTTCCGGCGGCCATGCGGTCATGGCGGCCGACGCCGCGGACGAATTTGGATTCGAGCTGCCCCCTTTTCCCGAAGACGTGGTGAGATTGGTCGAAGCGCACGCGCGAGCCGGCGTCATTCAATTCCACAATCCCATGGATTTGGGGGATGTATTTGATCTGGAGCTCTACGAAAAGCTGGCTCAGGAAACACTGGCTCGAGCCGACATCGACGGGTTGCTTTTCATTCACAATTACCAAGGCATTTTTGATGCGGAAGGTTCCCGACAGCTCGTGACGCGCCTGGGGCATTTGATGCACACCACGGGAAAACCTGTGGCCGTGTGCGTCTTCACCATGCAAAAGGAGCTGGAATACAATCGAAAAAACGCCGGCTATCCGCTCTTTACGGACCCTCGAGACGCCGTGCGCGCTCTGGCCTGGAATCGGGATTTTTCCGGTCGCCCTGAAAACGTCTTTGCCACGGAACGCCCTCAGGGCATTGACTTGGAAAGGGCTCGGCGCCTTTTGGATACCGCCCCCGAAGGGCCTCTGGATCCCGATCTCTTGGCTTCGGCTCTGACCTGTTACGGGATTTCCACAGTGCCGTGGGCAATAGCGAAAAGCGCCGAAGAAGCGATGGAAGCGGCGGCACGTTTGGGCTATCCTTTGGTCATGAAGACGGCGTCGCGGCACGTGGTGCACAAAACCGACGTGGGCGCCGTGCGGTTGAACGTGAGCAGCAATGTCGCGCTGCGCGACGCTTACGCGAGCCTTGTGGCTTTCGGCCCTCGCGTCCTGGTGCAAAAAATGGCCGAACCCGGCATGGAATGGATTGTTGGAGGCCGCCAGGACGACAACTTCGGCCCGGTCCTCGTGGTGGGACTCGGAGGCATTTATGTGGAAGTGCTCAAGGAAACAGCGCTGGGCATCGGCCCTCTGAACTCCGAGCAGGCTCGGGCTCTCGTGCACCAATGCCGTGGAGCAACTTTACTTCAAGGCGTGCGAGGGCAAAAGCCACTGGACGAAGATGCCCTGGTGGATGTGCTGGTGCGGGTGTCCTGGTTCCTTTATGATTTCCCTCAAGTGCGTGAATTGGACATGAATCCCGTGCGCGTCCACGGAGTGGGCTGTGCGGCCTTGGATTGGCGTGCGACGGTGTCCGCGAGCTGA
- a CDS encoding prephenate dehydrogenase/arogenate dehydrogenase family protein, which produces MTENPSDFKSWPKHPRIGIIGGLGAMGKLFHRFFTERGATVAVSDVGTPLSNHDVIDQSHVVLVSVPLHRASNILQDLAPRFRPGQLVLDICSLKMPPQKAMEGCAAWYVGLHPMYGPYVEDFVGQTMIVCPGHVAPQPWQWLMSLLEKAGLKIHICSAQEHDRMMTVIQLIPHVTTVVLGHCLREMGIDAAESLRFTSPIYRLELDLIGRLFAQDAALYAAIAMENPYKSEVLEVLRRVFGETMDAVEHGRWQAFIQAFEQTRAHFGEFCTQALHETNQLLTWHQNANNHGNQKASVDNKAKLSSTPFSYNAPLQGAQEGEKAHA; this is translated from the coding sequence ATGACGGAAAATCCCTCGGACTTTAAAAGCTGGCCAAAACATCCCCGCATCGGCATCATCGGGGGCTTGGGCGCCATGGGAAAGCTCTTTCATCGGTTCTTTACCGAACGTGGCGCAACGGTTGCCGTCTCCGATGTGGGGACACCCCTAAGCAATCACGACGTCATAGACCAATCCCATGTGGTCTTGGTGAGTGTGCCTTTGCATCGAGCTTCAAACATCCTTCAGGACCTGGCACCACGATTTCGCCCAGGACAACTGGTCTTGGACATCTGCTCCCTTAAGATGCCGCCTCAAAAAGCCATGGAAGGGTGCGCCGCCTGGTATGTGGGTCTGCACCCTATGTACGGCCCTTATGTGGAAGACTTTGTTGGCCAGACCATGATTGTCTGTCCGGGCCATGTGGCGCCACAACCCTGGCAATGGCTCATGAGTTTGCTGGAAAAGGCGGGCTTGAAAATCCACATATGTTCCGCTCAGGAACACGATCGCATGATGACCGTCATCCAACTCATTCCCCACGTGACAACGGTGGTCTTGGGACACTGCCTGCGCGAAATGGGTATTGACGCCGCCGAAAGCCTTCGGTTCACCAGCCCCATCTATCGCCTGGAACTGGACCTCATCGGCCGACTTTTTGCCCAAGACGCGGCGCTGTACGCCGCCATCGCCATGGAAAACCCTTACAAGAGCGAAGTGCTGGAGGTTCTGCGCCGAGTGTTTGGCGAAACCATGGACGCCGTCGAACACGGCCGATGGCAGGCCTTTATTCAGGCCTTTGAACAAACGCGAGCGCACTTTGGAGAGTTCTGCACCCAGGCCTTGCATGAAACCAACCAGCTTCTCACCTGGCACCAAAACGCCAACAATCATGGAAACCAGAAGGCCTCGGTGGACAACAAGGCGAAGCTCAGCTCGACACCTTTCAGCTACAACGCACCCCTTCAGGGCGCCCAAGAAGGAGAAAAGGCTCATGCCTGA